The Hordeum vulgare subsp. vulgare chromosome 4H, MorexV3_pseudomolecules_assembly, whole genome shotgun sequence genomic interval CTCCTCCCTGGAGCTCGTCAACCTCGAGGACTCCATGTACAACACCACCGACTTCGGCAAGTACGTCCTCAGCACCGTCACGCGCAGCGCCATGGGCGCCAAGGGCGAGATCATCAGGTACGCACCGTCGCTGCACGTCTCTGATCGATGCGCATGCATGCCAATGCCAATGCCAATGCCATGGAGATCGATCCTAACGTGACGTGCTGCTGCTTGGCGTTGCCAATTCTAGCTATCCAGATGACCAGTACAACCGGTACTGGGCGCCGTTCATGGACGGCAACCCGACGACGGAGAGCCACTCGTCGATCGCGCCGGCGGACTTCTGGAACCTGCCGCCGGCCAAGGCGCTCAAGGGCGGGATCACCACGAGCCGGGGGAAGAAGCTGACCGTGCAGTGGCCGCCCCTGGAGCTGCCCTTCGCCAGCTACTACGTGGCGCTCTACTTCCAGGACCCGCGCACGGCCAGCCCCTACAGCTGGCGCGTCTTCGACGTCGCCATGAACGGCAAGGACTTCTTCCGGGGGCTCAACGCCTCCGCCGCCGGCGTCATGGTCTACTCCAACATGATGCAGCTCGCCGGGAAGACGGAGATCCTGCTCACGCCCAACGGGACCTGCCCCGTCGGCCCGCTCATCAACGCCGCCGAGATCTACCAGATCGTGCCCGTCGGCGGCAGGACCGCCACCAGAGATGGTACGGATGCACTCAGACTGTTCGTCCATATATATGCAGAAATGGTTTTTCCCTTTGGTTTGTGGGATTATTAATGTTTTGGGTGATAAAAAAGTTCAGGCTTCTTCTACATTGTGCAGTGGGTGCAATGGAAGATCTCGCGAGGAGCTTCAAGAACCCGCCGCCCGACTGGGCCGGCGACCCCTGCCTGCCGCGGCAGAACTCGTGGACCGGGGTCGGTTGCTCCGACGCCTCGCCCGTGCGCGTCTTGTCACTGTAAGTATCCTTCATTCAGATTACACAAACTCATGCTGAAATCAATTTGATCGAATTTGCCCAGTGGAACTGTGACACCATGTGGCTGAAAAAAGATGAAACTTAGATTCAGTAAACTGTGCTGACCATTTCTGTAATAATATGACCCCTGTTTTGTACTACAGGGATCTAAAAAATCGTAGTCTTTCAGGATCTCTTCCAGACAGCATTGgaaatttgacagggatgaaTACCATGTAAGCTGTACAataatcaaatcttgtgggtcaAATGGACAAAAACAATACTCCTTCTAATCTTGCATTTGATTCTCCCTCCCTGCAGTTCTCTCAGTGGCAACAAACTCTCAGGACCCATACCTGACTTAAGCAGCATGCAGAACTTAACTGTATTGTAAGCTCAATGCATACCTGGCTATTTCTTGAACATCAATAGGATTATTTTCATTGATGCTAACATTCGACATTTCGAAAAATAGGCATCTTGATGGCAACCAGTTCAGCGGAGCGATCAACCCGTCACTGGGAAACATCACCAGTCTCAAGGAGTTGTAAGAACTTGATTTCTCTATCTGATGTTTTTTTACTGGCTTTCTCCCCCTGATACATTTGCACTGCACAACGCCAGGTACCTGAACAACAACAATCTCTCCGGACTGATACCACCAAGCCTGAAAACCAAGCCTGGACTTGTCATGCGGTATGACGATTCACGAGTAACAAATCGCTTCGCTTAAGTTGTTTACTTTCTCCTCATGATGATATGGTTTGCATGAATAACTTCTGGTAGGACTGAGGGGAACAAACTTCAATGAGGCTGGCAAGGAGGAAATATCGTGATGCTAACTTGTTAATCTAATGGTGCACTTATGTATAACAAAGAGATACAATTTGAAGAAGGGAGGAGAGTGAAAGGCTTCAGAAAGtgtaagatggtgatgatgatactGATGTACCATGTGATATGTGAGCTGAAGATTGATGTGATGATATTCGGCATCCTTTTGAGCCATTGTGCCTTCTCCTAGTTTAGGGCTTTAGGTACAATTTTTAGGCCAGAGAATCATTTCCTGGTCTATCTAAGGCAAAATGTGTACAGACTTCATTTAGGCAAAATGTGTACTCTTAACATTAGAGACTTCATTTAGGACAGCAAAATGTAGTCGCAGACAGACACACAATTAGCTGATTACTTTCCATTTGATCTCATTATCAGTACTGGTGGACATGGAAACATATTACATAGCTGCGCGGGTAATCCTGATACACAAAAGCCTACACCACGCCCCCAAATCCTACTTGCCATCTTGTAAGCCACTGGTGGACATTCCATCAAAATGCATAACCGCACAGGCGATCCAGATAGATAAAGCTTAAGCCATGCCCAAGTCCTACATACCATCTAATCTCCAGATAGATAAAGCTTAAGCCATACCCAACTCCTACGTACCATCTAATCTCCAGATAGATAAAGCTTAAGCCATACCCAACTCCTACATACCATCTAATCTACTGATAGGTTAGTTCTTAAGCAGTGATGCTGCATGGCGCGCTCACTCcgcttcctcctcctcatcatcatcatcaccaacagtaGCTCGGATGATATGCACCTGAAGAGAAATTCAGTTATTCACAGTAGTCGAAAATAAACCATCTTAAGTTCATTCAGATATTAGTGTCCAGAAGGTTTTCAAACCTTGAAGGTTGTAGGCTTGATCAGCTGAAAAACTGTCGAGTCTCCATCCCGAATCACATGATCCAGAGCAAAACCAGCCCAGCCACCACTTAGCCCCTTCTTGTAGGCAAGGTATTTGGACTCAAACTCTTCATCTTTCTCATCCACCAAAGTGATGGTGCAGTCATTCTTTGGCAGGTATGTGTCACAGAAATGGCTTGGCAGACCCTTTTGATGCCATGCAACAAAATTAGGACGCAGGAGAATACAAGATCGTTGGGCAATGAATTTAATTTGGAAGACAGGTAATAGCAGTGAAATACTCACCAACCAGAACCCTCGCACCACATGTGAATGTAACATCCGCTTCATGAAGGATGGAAATTCAGGGTCAAGTTGTGATTCTAACTCCTCAGCTTTGCTTGCTGCTTCCATCCTGGCTTTCATGGAAATTGGTCCACCTGCTGCTAAGTAGATGCTGCCACTTCGTCTTCTTGGAGACCACCTGCAGAAGAAATGGATAGATAGGATGAAGTTTTTTCACACGATGGAAGAGATTACAGGTCTTAAGCTCCTATGATAATGATAGCACATATTCACAAACCTTCCCactctctcactctcttctccCACCTGTCAATTGAAAAGAAACCTTACTTGTCAGAGAAGCAAATATGGAATTCAGTTGATTACAGCAGGGACGATACTACAATGGCTCAATGCCTGAATCTCTTTCTCTTAAGGATACGAGATTTTACAGAAAAGAATACAAGGTGCCTCTGAGCAGAAGCAGTTGCCAGGAAAATTTAGAATAACACACTTGTTTTTATTCTTACTACTTCATAATAAATTGACATAATCTGGGACGGTTCAACAGATAAAAGTGTAGTAAAATCATCTCCAGTTCTGCAACAGGCTGCACTTGCAATTACAGTATGAGCAGCACTAGGCAGTAAAAACAGCGAGTAAAAAGCAAATTAGTGTTGCCATCTCACAGCAAAGGTGGATATATCAGTTGCCATCTCACAGCAAAAGGTGGATATATCAGTTGCCATCT includes:
- the LOC123449646 gene encoding B3 domain-containing protein Os03g0184500-like; this translates as MAVEKKGMSAYEAERERTVEENKRKMEALNLRHLSAAVATCAPKTPSPMKHKRRRIIYAATPVPSPPRRSRRLAHLPEVKYADACAEVGEESERVGRWSPRRRSGSIYLAAGGPISMKARMEAASKAEELESQLDPEFPSFMKRMLHSHVVRGFWLGLPSHFCDTYLPKNDCTITLVDEKDEEFESKYLAYKKGLSGGWAGFALDHVIRDGDSTVFQLIKPTTFKVHIIRATVGDDDDEEEEAE
- the LOC123449642 gene encoding probable leucine-rich repeat receptor-like protein kinase At2g28990 codes for the protein MPPLPIAFLLLPLFFLLLAATSRAGDPSPAPAAVPQPRGFYINCGADKEVQVGSIKWVPDAGFIAVGNASAVDKPNILPVLATLRHFPDATARKYCYTVPAVKGSRYLVRTTYFYGGFDGGAEPAVFDQIIDGTLWSAVNTADSARRGMSTYFEMVAQAQGKSMSVCLARRPDTKSSPFISSLELVNLEDSMYNTTDFGKYVLSTVTRSAMGAKGEIISYPDDQYNRYWAPFMDGNPTTESHSSIAPADFWNLPPAKALKGGITTSRGKKLTVQWPPLELPFASYYVALYFQDPRTASPYSWRVFDVAMNGKDFFRGLNASAAGVMVYSNMMQLAGKTEILLTPNGTCPVGPLINAAEIYQIVPVGGRTATRDVGAMEDLARSFKNPPPDWAGDPCLPRQNSWTGVGCSDASPVRVLSLDLKNRSLSGSLPDSIGNLTGMNTISLSGNKLSGPIPDLSSMQNLTVLHLDGNQFSGAINPSLGNITSLKELYLNNNNLSGLIPPSLKTKPGLVMRTEGNKLQ